The proteins below are encoded in one region of Anaerolineales bacterium:
- a CDS encoding xanthine dehydrogenase — MDITLNINGIPRQLIIQPGDTLLKSLRDLGLHGAKHGCESGDCGACTVLLDGKPVNSCLVLAAQAVGHKIQTIEALGEHPEQGWKASPGLHPIQMAFAVNGAIQCGYCTPGQILAAKHLLDNNPDPTEAEVRQAISGVLCRCTGYDKPVRAILYAAKVLRDRKTETGTDDKKSTVLNAGEYDQLVKECLPKLIPIKEAAAFQRVGKPEIKIDAFKLTQGKPSFTADIDLKDLLVARVLHSPYVHARITNIDTTQAQALPGVAAVLTWKDIPRVAYSTAGQSDPIPGPLDSFSLDNKVRFVGDRVAFVAAETEAIADEAIKLIKVEYEKLPALLDPGEAMNPGAPILHDEVDYVNFAGSDPNKNLAAEIRIDIGDVEQGFKEADHVIEADYEVPKVQQAAIEPHVVVTYWDEDDRLVIRTSTQVPFHARRMLAPVLGLPAKRIRVIKPRIGGGFGGKQEVLIEDVAAHLTIATRRPVIFEYTRVEEFTASRSRHPMRIHMKTGVKHDGTITANAMHVLTDTGAYGCHALTVTGNTGHKAMALYVGDGKYRQTPNIRFYADIVYTNHPPAGAYRGYGVPQGFWAVDRHMEKIAQMLGLDPIDFRLKNALHAGEMQPFSTAWSEGRAPRPEMIRSCGLVECARQGQQAIEWEKKYNVKDWHQVPGKPHLRKGIGAALVMQGTAIPYLDMGGASIKINDDGSFNLLVGATDLGTGSDTVLGQLAAEVLGVPLEDVIVYSSDTDFTPFDKGAYASSTTYISGMAVVKAARQVAERIKARATLLLNNDQPAVKVEPEAIKLLDRYAIAPDGRKISLAEIALDSLHHAEQEQIMAVASYYSPNAPTPFEAQFAEITLDIETGMVTADKLVSAVDSGIIVNPLTASGQIEGGMTQALGYALCEEMVYDENGKPRECDFSDYHIYQAHEVPDLQTIFVETFETSHPYGVKAVAEIPMDGIAPAVANAVMDASRAIAGGSGVNIDQNPLTPEKVWKAIKTSNLNHNPGEP, encoded by the coding sequence GCAGTGGGGCATAAGATCCAAACCATCGAAGCTTTGGGAGAGCATCCTGAACAAGGATGGAAAGCCAGCCCGGGTTTACATCCGATCCAAATGGCGTTTGCGGTAAACGGGGCGATCCAATGTGGTTACTGTACTCCAGGTCAGATCCTGGCAGCCAAGCATTTGTTGGACAATAACCCCGACCCAACCGAGGCAGAGGTCCGGCAGGCAATCTCAGGGGTGTTGTGCCGTTGTACGGGGTATGACAAGCCTGTGCGAGCCATACTCTATGCAGCCAAAGTCTTGCGAGACAGAAAGACCGAAACGGGTACTGATGACAAAAAATCGACTGTATTGAATGCGGGTGAATACGATCAGCTGGTCAAAGAATGCCTGCCGAAGCTCATTCCGATCAAAGAAGCAGCAGCTTTCCAACGGGTTGGTAAACCGGAGATCAAGATTGATGCGTTCAAGCTAACCCAAGGAAAACCATCGTTTACGGCTGATATCGATTTAAAGGATTTGTTGGTTGCCAGGGTGCTGCATAGCCCATACGTCCACGCACGCATTACAAACATTGATACCACACAGGCGCAGGCGCTTCCAGGAGTTGCAGCGGTGTTGACGTGGAAGGACATCCCACGCGTGGCTTACTCAACTGCCGGGCAATCCGATCCCATCCCTGGACCGTTGGATTCATTTTCGCTGGATAACAAGGTGCGTTTTGTGGGTGACCGGGTAGCATTCGTGGCAGCAGAAACCGAAGCCATCGCTGATGAGGCCATAAAGCTGATCAAGGTTGAGTATGAAAAGCTCCCTGCATTGCTGGATCCTGGGGAGGCGATGAATCCTGGTGCACCGATTTTGCATGACGAAGTGGATTATGTTAATTTCGCCGGATCTGACCCGAACAAGAACCTGGCCGCAGAAATAAGAATCGATATCGGCGATGTTGAGCAAGGCTTCAAAGAAGCCGATCATGTGATCGAAGCGGATTACGAAGTTCCAAAAGTACAGCAGGCTGCCATCGAACCACATGTCGTTGTCACTTACTGGGATGAAGATGACCGCCTGGTCATCCGCACGAGCACGCAAGTACCCTTCCATGCTCGGAGAATGCTGGCACCAGTCTTGGGTTTGCCAGCCAAGCGTATCAGGGTGATCAAACCCCGCATCGGTGGGGGATTCGGCGGGAAACAGGAAGTGCTGATTGAGGATGTAGCTGCCCACCTCACCATCGCCACACGAAGGCCAGTAATATTCGAATACACACGCGTAGAAGAATTCACGGCCTCGCGTTCCCGCCATCCAATGCGCATCCATATGAAGACAGGGGTGAAGCATGACGGTACGATCACTGCTAATGCCATGCATGTCTTGACCGACACGGGTGCTTATGGCTGTCATGCGCTTACCGTCACCGGCAACACTGGGCACAAGGCCATGGCGCTCTATGTGGGTGATGGAAAATATCGCCAGACGCCCAATATTCGCTTTTATGCTGATATCGTCTATACCAACCACCCACCTGCGGGTGCTTATCGCGGTTACGGTGTACCGCAAGGCTTTTGGGCTGTTGACCGCCACATGGAAAAAATCGCCCAGATGCTCGGGCTTGACCCGATCGATTTCCGATTGAAAAATGCCCTGCATGCCGGTGAGATGCAGCCGTTCAGTACGGCCTGGAGCGAAGGACGAGCGCCGCGACCGGAGATGATCCGGAGCTGCGGGCTAGTTGAGTGCGCCAGGCAGGGCCAACAGGCTATCGAATGGGAAAAGAAATATAACGTGAAGGATTGGCACCAGGTGCCTGGAAAACCTCACCTGCGAAAGGGGATTGGCGCTGCCCTGGTCATGCAAGGTACGGCGATCCCTTACCTCGATATGGGGGGAGCTAGCATCAAGATCAATGATGACGGCTCGTTTAATTTACTGGTCGGCGCAACCGACCTTGGGACAGGCTCCGATACTGTGCTGGGGCAGCTGGCTGCAGAAGTATTGGGTGTTCCCTTGGAAGATGTGATCGTCTATTCGTCAGACACCGATTTTACTCCCTTTGATAAAGGTGCCTACGCATCCAGCACCACCTATATATCGGGGATGGCGGTGGTGAAGGCGGCCAGGCAGGTAGCTGAGAGGATCAAAGCCAGGGCAACCTTGCTGCTTAATAACGATCAACCGGCTGTGAAGGTGGAACCAGAAGCGATCAAGCTACTGGATCGATACGCAATCGCACCGGACGGGCGCAAGATATCATTGGCAGAAATCGCACTGGATAGCCTGCATCATGCCGAGCAAGAGCAAATCATGGCTGTGGCATCGTATTACTCACCCAACGCACCGACTCCTTTTGAAGCCCAATTTGCAGAGATCACCCTGGATATCGAGACTGGCATGGTCACTGCCGATAAACTTGTTTCGGCGGTCGATTCGGGGATCATTGTGAACCCGCTGACTGCCTCCGGACAAATCGAAGGTGGCATGACCCAGGCGCTGGGGTATGCTCTGTGCGAAGAAATGGTTTATGATGAGAACGGAAAACCTCGGGAATGCGATTTTTCCGATTACCACATCTACCAGGCGCATGAGGTGCCTGATTTACAGACAATTTTTGTGGAAACATTTGAAACGAGCCATCCTTACGGAGTAAAAGCCGTCGCAGAAATCCCGATGGATGGGATTGCCCCGGCAGTTGCCAACGCCGTAATGGATGCCAGCCGTGCCATAGCTGGGGGAAGTGGTGTAAATATCGATCAAAATCCACTCACGCCCGAAAAGGTATGGAAAGCGATTAAAACGAGCAATTTAAACCACAATCCTGGCGAACCGTAG
- a CDS encoding ABC transporter ATP-binding protein, with the protein MGLTKPHWKWVVGFWVMIAGTSILDAIFTYLNKNIIDQGIIAQNQSALVRILAIYGSLILVQSLCVFFFIFLAGILGERIQYDLRKTMFNHLQELSLAFYSQTSVGRLMARVTSDSGRVADLVTWGLVDSTWAIMNIVTSTIFMLIINWRLALIVLLAVPILLVIAIQFRKRILVEFRRSRRANSKITGAYNENISGVRVVKALGREAENLKEFEVLTDEMYNSSYRAAWLSALFLPTVQIVSAVALGFIVWYGGLQANLGIMTIGGIQAFVSYLTFMMWPIQDLARVYAEMQHSVASGERIFTLLDARPEVSDRSGAVDPGTIKGDIEFDHVDFTYEDGKPVLTDFSLKIKPGEMIALVGPTGGGKTTIVNLLCRFYEPKKGVIRINGRDYTEFTLHGIQSRVGIVLQTPHLFSGTVRENIRYGSLNATDEEVEKASKLAGAHDFILNFEKQYDQDVGEGGNLLSVGQKQLVSIARAILAKPDIFIMDEATSSVDTLTEALIQRGMENLMKGRTSFIIAHRLSTIKRASRIIVVEDGRITEMGTHYELLRARGHYYRLYTQQFREERELEFDPFLSGATSSAD; encoded by the coding sequence ATGGGGTTGACCAAGCCACACTGGAAGTGGGTGGTCGGATTTTGGGTGATGATCGCCGGCACATCGATACTGGATGCGATATTTACATATTTAAATAAAAACATTATTGACCAAGGTATCATTGCACAGAACCAGTCAGCACTCGTCAGGATATTGGCGATCTATGGCAGCTTGATCCTGGTTCAATCATTATGTGTATTCTTTTTCATCTTCCTGGCAGGAATCCTGGGTGAGCGGATTCAATACGACCTGCGCAAAACAATGTTCAACCATCTTCAGGAGTTATCCCTGGCTTTTTACAGCCAGACCTCCGTGGGCAGATTGATGGCGAGGGTGACCTCAGATTCAGGGCGGGTGGCCGATCTGGTCACCTGGGGATTGGTAGACAGCACCTGGGCGATCATGAATATCGTGACATCGACGATCTTCATGCTGATCATCAATTGGAGGCTGGCATTGATCGTTCTTCTTGCTGTTCCAATCTTGCTGGTCATTGCCATCCAGTTCCGTAAGCGCATTCTGGTGGAGTTCCGCAGATCTCGGAGAGCGAATTCGAAAATCACCGGTGCGTATAACGAAAATATCAGCGGTGTACGCGTGGTCAAAGCGTTGGGACGAGAAGCAGAGAACCTGAAGGAATTTGAGGTGCTCACCGATGAAATGTATAACTCGAGCTATCGGGCGGCCTGGCTGTCGGCGTTATTCCTGCCAACCGTACAAATCGTATCGGCAGTGGCGTTGGGTTTTATCGTCTGGTATGGCGGTTTACAGGCCAACCTGGGTATCATGACCATTGGAGGCATCCAGGCTTTTGTGAGCTATCTCACCTTCATGATGTGGCCGATCCAGGACCTGGCACGCGTGTATGCGGAAATGCAGCATTCGGTGGCATCGGGCGAGCGGATCTTCACCCTGCTTGATGCGCGACCTGAGGTGTCTGACCGATCAGGCGCAGTGGATCCCGGCACGATCAAAGGTGATATTGAGTTTGACCATGTGGATTTCACGTATGAAGACGGTAAACCGGTCTTAACTGATTTTTCCCTGAAGATCAAACCTGGCGAAATGATTGCCCTGGTTGGTCCAACCGGGGGAGGGAAAACTACGATTGTCAACCTGTTGTGCCGTTTTTATGAGCCGAAGAAAGGCGTCATCCGGATAAACGGGCGTGATTATACCGAGTTCACTTTACATGGCATCCAATCTCGGGTGGGGATTGTGCTCCAGACGCCCCATCTATTTTCAGGTACGGTGCGTGAAAACATCCGCTATGGCAGCTTGAATGCCACAGACGAAGAGGTGGAGAAGGCTTCAAAATTGGCAGGAGCACATGACTTCATCCTGAATTTTGAAAAACAATACGACCAGGATGTGGGGGAGGGTGGTAATCTGCTTTCAGTTGGCCAGAAGCAGCTGGTGAGTATCGCCCGGGCGATTTTAGCGAAGCCGGACATCTTCATCATGGACGAAGCCACCAGCTCAGTGGATACATTAACAGAAGCGCTGATACAACGTGGAATGGAAAACCTGATGAAGGGACGGACCAGCTTCATCATTGCCCACCGTCTATCGACAATTAAACGGGCAAGCCGCATCATCGTGGTCGAAGATGGGCGGATTACCGAGATGGGCACCCATTACGAGCTACTGCGTGCTCGGGGGCATTACTACCGGCTATATACCCAGCAATTCCGTGAAGAACGCGAGCTGGAATTCGATCCATTTCTATCCGGAGCAACTTCCTCAGCCGATTAA
- a CDS encoding ABC transporter ATP-binding protein produces MMSGFQWYYVIATSSLAVAACAKTATFLLLRYFVDVVLGQGNYQVGGTLSRTLVIVALGFVGLATIEGSFSFFSGRLAAYTAEGITRRLRNFLFDHIQRLEFTYHDKTPTGEMIERCTSDVDALRRFYSEQMIGVGRIIILFVINFTAIMALNVKLALISIIIVPVIVITSMWFFKRVRTAYEKYQEQEATLSTTLQENLAGVRVVKAFARQDYEKDKFNTENWEKFGRGRKLVTMQAFFWPISDIVCSAQTLTGLFIAGTMAIQGTITVGTYMAYAGLVGWLIWPMRNLGRLIVNTSTGMVSFERVVTIIKHERESLTTGAYKPQLPIRGEMVFDRVGFAYENNPPVLQDISFTCQPGQVVALLGSTGSGKTTLVNLLPRFYEYTTGSIKLDGIELKDYPKEYLRNQVGIVDQEPFLFSRSIRENIIYGVGRDVPQVEVEGVANSAAIHDVILSFPDEYNTLVGEKGVTLSGGQKQRVTIARTLLKDSRLLILDDSTSSVDTETEASIRDALKDLTPKRTTFIIAHRIQSVMNADLILVMDKGRIIQKGTHEELLTQDGMYRKIYELQTRIDEELEMELTESLTKE; encoded by the coding sequence ATGATGAGCGGATTCCAATGGTACTATGTCATCGCCACATCCAGCCTGGCGGTGGCGGCCTGTGCGAAGACAGCTACTTTCCTGCTTCTGCGTTATTTTGTGGACGTCGTCCTCGGTCAAGGAAATTACCAGGTGGGCGGTACACTGAGCCGCACACTGGTGATTGTTGCACTTGGTTTCGTGGGATTAGCTACCATTGAGGGGAGTTTTAGCTTTTTCTCGGGCCGCTTGGCAGCCTATACAGCTGAGGGAATCACCCGCAGGTTGCGGAATTTCCTATTCGACCATATTCAAAGACTGGAATTCACCTACCATGATAAGACTCCTACAGGGGAGATGATCGAACGCTGCACCTCGGATGTGGATGCCTTACGGCGGTTCTACAGCGAGCAGATGATCGGTGTAGGGCGGATCATCATCCTGTTTGTAATCAACTTCACTGCCATCATGGCATTGAACGTCAAGCTGGCGCTGATATCGATCATCATCGTTCCGGTGATCGTCATTACCTCGATGTGGTTTTTCAAAAGGGTAAGGACAGCATACGAGAAGTACCAGGAACAAGAAGCGACCCTGTCGACTACATTGCAGGAGAATCTTGCAGGGGTTCGTGTAGTCAAGGCTTTTGCTCGGCAGGACTATGAAAAAGACAAGTTCAACACTGAAAACTGGGAAAAATTCGGGCGTGGTCGAAAACTGGTCACCATGCAGGCCTTTTTTTGGCCCATATCCGATATCGTGTGCAGCGCACAGACATTGACCGGATTGTTCATTGCCGGTACGATGGCTATCCAGGGAACCATCACCGTAGGAACCTATATGGCCTATGCTGGTTTGGTTGGCTGGCTAATCTGGCCGATGCGCAATCTCGGCCGGCTCATCGTCAATACTTCGACAGGAATGGTATCTTTTGAGCGGGTGGTTACGATCATCAAGCACGAACGCGAATCGTTGACCACAGGCGCTTACAAGCCGCAACTACCCATCCGGGGTGAGATGGTATTCGACCGGGTAGGGTTCGCGTATGAGAATAACCCTCCTGTTTTACAGGACATCAGCTTTACCTGTCAGCCGGGTCAGGTGGTGGCCCTGTTAGGTTCGACTGGCTCAGGAAAGACTACCCTGGTGAACCTGCTGCCGCGTTTTTATGAATATACGACCGGTAGTATCAAACTGGATGGGATTGAGCTCAAAGACTACCCCAAGGAATATCTTCGCAACCAGGTCGGAATTGTCGACCAGGAGCCGTTCTTGTTCTCACGCTCCATCAGGGAAAATATCATTTACGGGGTGGGCCGGGATGTGCCCCAGGTGGAAGTGGAAGGTGTAGCCAATTCAGCAGCTATCCATGACGTGATCCTGTCGTTCCCGGATGAGTACAACACCCTTGTGGGTGAGAAAGGTGTGACACTCTCTGGCGGTCAGAAACAAAGAGTGACGATCGCCCGGACATTGCTGAAAGATTCACGGTTATTAATCCTGGATGATTCCACCTCCTCGGTGGATACAGAAACCGAAGCCAGCATCCGTGATGCATTAAAGGATCTAACACCCAAGCGAACAACCTTCATTATTGCACACCGTATTCAAAGTGTGATGAATGCCGATCTGATCCTGGTGATGGATAAAGGCCGGATCATCCAAAAAGGGACGCACGAAGAGCTGCTTACCCAAGATGGCATGTACCGCAAGATATATGAGCTGCAAACGCGCATTGATGAAGAGCTGGAAATGGAATTAACCGAAAGTTTGACGAAAGAGTAA
- a CDS encoding aspartate aminotransferase family protein: MFDIPDSEILPLSMEHSFWTWSAQAKVSPIPVTRAKGVYFWDVSGKRYLDFNSMTMCVNIGHGDERVINAIIEQARALPYAAPGMATKPRAVLGQLLSTITPGNLDHFMFTLGGADANENAVKLARGYTGKHKILTRYRSYHGASAGAMALTGDPRRLPWEPTLMPGVVHFLDPYRYRSTFHRTNPDISDADFTQDYLNHLEEVIRYEGPETIAAILLESVTGTNGIIIPPEGYLSGVRDLCDKYHILMIADEVMSGFGRTGKWFAVDHWKVVPDMMTMAKGLTSAYAPLGAVAMKPEIAAAYNDVTYQGGLTYTAHPISLAAAIANIKVMQDDHLIEHAYAMGPVLHRLLNDLGEQHPSVGEVRSIGLFSVIELVRDRKTKEPLAPWNSSSPEMNLLKKELLENGLFLYSHWHTLLVIPPLIINEEQLKDGFAILDEALSKTDKSVRG, encoded by the coding sequence ATGTTTGATATCCCTGATTCAGAGATCCTTCCCCTTTCGATGGAGCACAGCTTCTGGACCTGGTCAGCTCAGGCCAAGGTATCGCCTATCCCGGTAACACGTGCCAAAGGGGTTTATTTTTGGGATGTGAGCGGTAAACGCTACCTTGACTTCAATTCCATGACCATGTGTGTCAATATCGGCCATGGGGATGAACGCGTCATCAACGCTATCATCGAACAAGCCAGGGCACTGCCATATGCTGCCCCCGGAATGGCCACGAAACCGCGTGCCGTCCTTGGCCAGCTATTATCGACGATTACCCCTGGCAATCTGGATCATTTCATGTTCACCCTTGGTGGAGCTGATGCCAATGAGAATGCCGTGAAGCTGGCGCGCGGCTATACCGGCAAGCATAAGATCCTCACCCGTTACCGCTCATACCATGGGGCTTCTGCTGGAGCAATGGCACTCACCGGTGATCCCCGCCGCCTGCCCTGGGAGCCAACCTTGATGCCCGGTGTGGTTCACTTCCTCGATCCTTACCGTTATCGCTCGACCTTCCACCGTACCAATCCGGATATATCAGACGCAGACTTTACCCAGGATTACCTGAATCACCTGGAAGAGGTCATTCGATATGAAGGCCCTGAGACGATCGCTGCCATCCTGTTGGAATCAGTCACTGGCACCAATGGGATTATCATCCCTCCGGAAGGCTATTTATCAGGTGTGCGTGATCTGTGTGATAAATACCATATCCTGATGATTGCGGATGAGGTGATGAGTGGCTTCGGCCGTACGGGTAAGTGGTTCGCTGTCGATCACTGGAAAGTGGTCCCCGACATGATGACCATGGCCAAGGGGCTCACCTCCGCCTATGCCCCGCTGGGTGCTGTCGCCATGAAACCAGAAATTGCCGCTGCCTACAACGATGTCACCTATCAGGGGGGGCTTACCTACACTGCGCATCCCATCTCATTGGCTGCCGCGATTGCCAACATCAAGGTCATGCAAGATGATCACCTCATCGAGCATGCATATGCAATGGGTCCCGTGCTTCATCGCCTGCTCAATGATCTGGGTGAACAGCACCCATCGGTTGGGGAAGTCCGTTCCATCGGTTTATTCAGTGTCATCGAGCTGGTGCGCGACCGTAAGACCAAAGAGCCGCTTGCCCCCTGGAATAGCAGCAGCCCTGAGATGAATTTGCTCAAGAAAGAGCTATTGGAAAATGGTCTGTTCCTTTACTCACATTGGCACACATTGCTGGTCATCCCGCCATTGATTATCAACGAGGAACAGCTCAAAGACGGATTCGCCATACTTGATGAAGCCTTATCCAAGACGGATAAATCTGTCCGCGGATAA
- a CDS encoding xanthine dehydrogenase, which yields MSIFKSLVELEDRNGAGALCTIIQSKGSTPRHVSSKMLVYPDGHITGTVGGGEVENRVIKEAIKAIADKKPRLLSYNMADPERGDPGVCGGQLEIYVEPIIPKPVMVVIGAGHVGKAVAHLAKWLGFIVAVNDDRSEFCNPEAVPDGDFFYAMPMEELASKMEITPWTYIVLTTRGVDVDIKGLPSLLKSEACYIGVIGSKRRWATTTKKLVEDGVAYELIDKVHSPIGLEIHAETPEEIAVSIMAEIIALYQQ from the coding sequence ATGTCAATCTTTAAATCACTGGTTGAACTTGAAGACAGGAATGGTGCTGGTGCTCTGTGTACCATTATTCAGAGTAAAGGCTCGACGCCGCGCCATGTGAGCAGCAAGATGCTGGTATACCCGGATGGGCACATCACTGGAACGGTAGGTGGGGGTGAAGTGGAGAATCGGGTAATCAAGGAAGCGATCAAAGCAATCGCAGACAAAAAGCCTAGATTGCTGTCTTATAATATGGCTGACCCCGAGCGCGGAGATCCTGGCGTGTGCGGGGGTCAATTGGAGATTTACGTGGAACCGATCATCCCAAAACCAGTAATGGTGGTCATAGGAGCTGGTCATGTAGGCAAGGCCGTTGCTCACCTGGCAAAGTGGCTTGGTTTTATCGTGGCAGTCAATGACGATAGAAGCGAATTCTGCAACCCTGAAGCGGTTCCGGATGGGGATTTCTTTTATGCAATGCCGATGGAAGAACTTGCCAGCAAAATGGAGATCACCCCATGGACTTATATCGTGCTGACGACGCGCGGGGTGGATGTTGATATTAAGGGGTTGCCATCCTTATTAAAATCTGAGGCCTGCTATATCGGCGTGATTGGATCGAAGCGAAGGTGGGCCACTACGACGAAAAAGCTAGTGGAAGACGGGGTAGCTTACGAATTGATCGATAAAGTACACTCTCCCATCGGGTTGGAAATCCACGCTGAGACGCCTGAAGAAATTGCGGTCAGCATCATGGCAGAGATCATCGCGTTATACCAGCAATAA
- a CDS encoding SAM-dependent methyltransferase codes for MAKKPQKSSSLAEVALPQPFLERMQLLLGGEYQSFMDSLALPAFAGLRVNTLKLSPESFLQKKQFDLAPVAWCPAGFLVDTHGDKVIQTTPGKHPYHAAGLYYLQEPSAMAAALILAPQPGESVLDLSAAPGGKATHLAALMGNTGFLVANEIHPKRVWDLAENLERCGVTNAILTNDTPGKLAVTFPEFFDRVLLDAPCSGEGMFRKSPIARTEWKPSLVHSCAIRQIAILNEAAKMVKPGGYLAYTTCTFSPDENEDVLVNFLAHHPDFELSEVQAAPGFQPARPEWVGLPADHTLRHAVRLWPHHAPAEGHFIALLNKHGSAVIHPGMSQGCSRDHPSRPPRHKKVSSAWPAWHDFYQANLNIELDESTLILDGSYLYRVPENAPGFSGVKVIKPGLWLGSISKDRFIPSHSLAMSLKSEQAQRLLDLAVNDRRLTTYLAGESISEPGEDGWILVTVEGFPIGWGKRVQNVVKNFYPHGLRRQV; via the coding sequence ATGGCGAAAAAACCACAGAAATCCTCTTCCCTCGCTGAGGTCGCCCTCCCCCAGCCCTTTCTCGAGCGCATGCAGCTCTTGTTGGGAGGTGAGTACCAGTCTTTCATGGATTCACTCGCTCTGCCCGCTTTTGCTGGCTTACGGGTGAATACCCTGAAGCTATCACCTGAGTCGTTTCTGCAAAAAAAACAATTCGATCTTGCACCTGTGGCCTGGTGCCCTGCTGGGTTCTTAGTAGATACTCATGGCGATAAGGTTATTCAGACCACGCCTGGTAAACACCCTTACCATGCAGCTGGTCTGTACTATCTGCAGGAACCATCTGCCATGGCCGCCGCCCTAATTTTAGCTCCCCAACCCGGCGAAAGCGTGCTCGATCTGTCTGCCGCACCCGGTGGCAAGGCGACGCATCTGGCAGCCTTGATGGGTAACACCGGGTTCTTGGTCGCAAACGAGATTCACCCCAAACGCGTATGGGACCTGGCTGAGAACCTGGAACGCTGCGGTGTCACGAATGCCATCCTGACCAATGACACTCCCGGTAAATTAGCCGTTACCTTCCCTGAGTTTTTTGACCGGGTGTTGCTCGACGCCCCCTGTTCAGGTGAAGGGATGTTCCGTAAGAGCCCAATCGCTCGCACCGAGTGGAAACCCAGCCTGGTTCATAGCTGTGCCATTCGGCAAATCGCCATCCTGAATGAAGCTGCCAAAATGGTCAAGCCTGGGGGTTACCTGGCCTATACCACCTGCACATTTTCTCCGGATGAAAATGAGGATGTACTGGTAAACTTCCTTGCCCACCACCCCGATTTTGAGCTTTCTGAGGTTCAGGCTGCTCCTGGCTTTCAGCCAGCCAGGCCTGAATGGGTTGGGCTTCCTGCCGATCATACGCTACGGCATGCCGTTCGCCTTTGGCCGCATCACGCCCCAGCGGAAGGGCATTTCATTGCCTTATTGAATAAACATGGTTCCGCAGTAATCCACCCCGGCATGAGCCAGGGCTGTTCCAGGGACCACCCGTCTCGCCCTCCACGGCATAAAAAGGTCAGCTCAGCCTGGCCTGCCTGGCATGATTTTTACCAGGCAAATTTGAACATTGAGCTGGATGAATCAACGCTGATCCTCGACGGTTCTTACCTTTATCGTGTGCCTGAAAATGCTCCTGGGTTTTCCGGGGTAAAGGTGATCAAGCCCGGCTTATGGTTGGGAAGCATATCTAAAGATCGCTTTATACCTTCTCACTCCTTGGCCATGTCATTGAAAAGCGAGCAAGCACAACGCCTGCTGGATCTAGCGGTGAATGACCGTAGACTTACAACCTACCTCGCCGGCGAGAGCATTTCTGAACCGGGCGAAGATGGTTGGATCTTGGTGACTGTGGAAGGTTTCCCGATTGGTTGGGGGAAAAGGGTTCAGAACGTAGTCAAGAACTTCTACCCCCACGGTCTCAGGCGACAGGTATAG
- a CDS encoding multidrug transporter: MRTKTITAYIEIIFAVVAWGTSFIATKIVLRDLAPVTVVWVRFAIGLVIIGSAVVARRQFSIPKRNEWPYFILLGFLGITFHQWLQSTALVTVQASTTAWVLATSPIFIAILSVIFLRERLVWLQVFGIILAAMGVLLVVSEGDINKVFSGQFGTPGDILVLVSSVNWAVFSILSSSGLKRYQPTQMMFFVMLIGWILTTVLFIAQGGWADLQHITRTSLLGIAFLGIICSGLAYIAWYDVLHVLPATQVGAFLNIEPLITVLVAWMLLGEQILPIALVGGAIILIGVRLVQKPPPQKM; this comes from the coding sequence ATGCGCACGAAGACCATCACTGCTTATATCGAAATCATCTTCGCCGTGGTTGCGTGGGGGACATCATTCATTGCCACCAAGATTGTATTACGTGATCTTGCTCCAGTCACGGTCGTCTGGGTGCGTTTCGCCATTGGTTTGGTCATCATCGGTAGCGCAGTGGTAGCCAGACGGCAGTTTTCAATACCTAAAAGAAATGAGTGGCCCTATTTCATCTTGCTGGGCTTCCTGGGAATCACATTTCACCAGTGGCTACAATCGACTGCGCTGGTGACCGTGCAAGCGTCCACAACGGCCTGGGTTCTGGCAACCTCACCTATCTTCATTGCAATACTGAGTGTCATTTTTTTGCGCGAGAGATTGGTTTGGTTGCAGGTGTTTGGGATTATTCTGGCGGCAATGGGTGTCTTACTGGTGGTAAGCGAAGGGGATATCAATAAAGTTTTTAGCGGCCAGTTTGGTACACCAGGGGATATCCTAGTCTTAGTCAGCTCGGTGAACTGGGCAGTTTTCTCGATTCTATCAAGTTCTGGATTGAAGCGATACCAGCCTACCCAGATGATGTTTTTTGTAATGCTGATCGGTTGGATTCTAACTACGGTGCTTTTTATCGCTCAAGGAGGCTGGGCAGACCTCCAACATATCACCCGCACGAGTTTGTTGGGGATTGCCTTTTTGGGAATCATCTGCTCTGGCCTGGCCTATATCGCCTGGTATGATGTTTTGCATGTATTGCCGGCGACGCAGGTAGGAGCATTCTTGAACATAGAGCCACTGATAACAGTACTAGTAGCCTGGATGCTGCTTGGGGAACAAATTTTACCGATTGCCCTGGTGGGAGGGGCGATCATCCTCATCGGGGTCAGGCTAGTTCAGAAGCCACCACCCCAAAAGATGTAA